TTTGTTCAACGACCAAATCCTTTggttttctattaattttatgtaTGTATAAAGAAGTGCCCGCCCCACCCTTTTAACTTATTCTATACCATTTTATATTGGGTAGGTATAGACTAGTTTTCGTTCATGTCAGTGAGATTTCCTTTTCAGCCAACTACAAGGGGAAGTTTAAATAACAAAGGTTATCTTTATTTGATACTGGAGTTCTAAGCATAAGTTGGCTTCCATTGAAGCTTTTAGAATTTAGAGGGTAAGAGCcatttgaaaaatatgtatagTTTATTGGCCCATAGAGTTCCCCTAAATGGATGCATGAGATCAAGCAAACCGCACCATAGATTTGAACGTAGTAGGATGGTCAATCTAGGTAGGAAGTTgtgcaagaaaaataaaaacaatatctTTGTCTTTGCTTTAATTGTTGTTTtgtcttcttttccttttcaaaatgCAATCACAATAAATTCACCAATTAAAAGCTAAAACACCATTAACTCTATCCAGTTCCCTTCAActgctttttcttcttcttcttcccatTTCTAGTTCATGTCATCCCTTATTGCTTTCTCCTCAAATGGATCCACAAAAGCTGATAAACTTTACATCATTTCTGTCTTTTTTATCACCTTAGCAATAGCAACTGAAACCCTGTCTAGGGACTCACACTTCGAGGCTTGTATGCCTTGAAGTCGTGGCCACGGTCCCAATATAAGCTACCCTGTTTGGATTTTCGAAGAACAAGAATCATTCTGCGGCTATCCGAACTTCGAGATCACCTGCAAAGAGAAAGATCCTATACTCAAAATTTCTGAGGAAACTTGCATCATTAAAGATATATTTTACAACAACAATTCATTGCTTGTAGTCAATGCTGTTGTACAAGATGATTGTCCGACTACGCGACGAAATGTTAGCCTCGATCAAACTCCCTTTAGTCTTAGTCCTGACAATGTCAATCTTTCCTTTTTATACAACTGCGAGGAACAACCAAATAATCATACATATCCAGTAAGTTCATGTTCCTTTCCATTCCTTTGCTGTTTTCCACAAAGAAGCTTTGGAAAAGACTAACTATTCGATCGAGTCGTGCCGGACTATGATTGATTCCCCCATCTTCATAAACGACAATGTTAGTTTCGTTAGCTTATTAGACAAGAACTATACCAAAGTTTTGAAGTCGGGGTTTGTTTTGAACTGGACCGCACATAGTTGCAGCAGCTGTAAGAGAAGTGGAGGCCGCTGCGGTTTCGGTTATAATGATGAATTCGTTTGCTTTTGCCCAGACGGGCCTCATCCTAAGACCTGCAATGATGGTAACTTAGTAGGACATTCATACATCCTAACTCTACTAATACTTCCTTCCATTGCTTcttcatgtttttcttttgttctttttcttaattttagcTTTCCtaataaattttacttaagaCGTATGTTATCAGTTAATCTTCCATTTGCATTCTCGCCCTGTATCGGTCACTAACATCATAGGCAACTCTAATATAGTATAACATTATATTGTGTACCCTTTTTTTCTTCATGTTTCATGGCTGAGGTTCAGATTTCAGAACACATAACTTGATCTAAACTGCTGATAATTGACcttttttcaatatatataatttttttttctatttcaggCAACGTGAGAAGAACAAAGCTGATCGTTGGTAATATGATCCCCTGATCCTCCTTTGTTTCATTCTTAGTCAGTTTGTTGCTTCatgcattttctttttcaccaAAATGACATGAAGTTTCAATATGTAACATGCGCAGGTTTCTGTGCCGGTGCTGGAGGTGTACTAATCACCAGCCTCTTCTTCTATTGCTGGCAACGTCACCGCCGTGGTAAAGGGTTCTTTAAATCATCTTTCATAACCGGCAAGAGTTCTTTGGACCGCTCTTTGGCGAGCGATTATGAGAAGGGTGATAGCTTTGCTTGTGTCCATGTCTTCACCTACGAGGAACTTGAAGAAGCTACCAACAATTTCGATTCCAATAGGGAACTTGGTGATGGAGGCTTTGGAACTGTATATTATGGTAAGAAAAACTTTATACTCGAATCATCAGTTTGTCAAAAAGTCTATTGTTTCATATCCGTCTTTCTTAACCAGGCAAACTTCGGGACAGTCGCACTGTTGCTGTTAAACGCTTATATGAAAACAACTACAGGAGAGTTGAGCAATTCATGAATGAAGTTTCCATCCTAACTGGGTTGCGCCATCCAAATCTTGTCTCACTTTATGGATGCACCTCTCGGCACAGTCGGGAACTCTTGCTCGTATACGAATATGTTGAGAACGGTACTGTCGCGGACCACATTCATGGTGAATGTGCTAAACCCGGGGCACTCCCTTGGCACATTCGGTTAGACATAGCCATAGAGACCGCAAGTGCATTAAAATATCTCCATGCTTCGGATATCATCCACCGTGATGTGAAAACCAACAACATCCTCCTCGACAACTATTTTCATGTTAAAGTCGCGGATTTCGGACTGTCTCGACTCTTTCCAAGTGATGTTACACATGTTTCCACCGCTCCACAAGGCACTCCCGGTTATGTCGATCCCGAATATCACCAGTGCTACCAGCTTACTAGCAAGAGCGATGTATTCAGCTTCGGGGTCGTACTAACTGAGCTAATATCATCGAAACCAGCCGTGGACATCATGAGGCACCGCCATGAAATTAACTTGTGGAACATGGCAATCAACAAGATACAAAACCGGGCATTACACGAGCTAGTGGATCCATCTCTCGAGTTCGAAACGGATGAAAAGGTTCGGAAAAAGATATCCTTAGTGGCAGAGGTGGCGTTCCAGTGCCTGCAAAACGAGAAAGACATGAGGCCGACAATGACTCAAGTGTTTGAGGCTTTAGTGGGCATACAAAATGAGGAATACAAGAAAGAAAAGGGTGAAGAAATAGAAATGGAAGCAGCAGAGGACGAGGGTGGGTTGTTGAAGAATACAGCAGTGCCTCATTCTCCAGATTCTGTGATGATAAAATGGGTTAGCAATGGCAGCTCTTCTACAACTACTACAACACCAAGTTTCTAAATTTCCAGCTATATGTAAATAGTATCATATATGTAGGCCATATAAGGGTGTATGAAAAAGTCAGCTTTTGTTACTAAAATTTCAGCTGATTCTtgctgggtttttttttttggattaatcAGTTCCgagaaaatgttattttattgtttgggAGGGGTGTAATGTAATGTAAGTGTAACAAAGGAATCTATGCCTTAGTTTTATGAATGTTTTCTTGCATGGAAGTTAGGGTCcctactatttaatttaattttttaagttgatATTGGTGCAAATATGTATAATCGAATGAGAGTGGTAGTGAAAAGCTGTATAAAATTGGTGTGATCTTTTGAACTCTGATTAAGTATGAGTTGAAATATAACAGTGGGTTATCttcttcaataaaaaaattggaagaatatataaaattttctttttactgattcaatttggttttaataGGTTAATTTAAAATCCGGTTCTTACATGATCACCAAACTAAATGAGCAACTGATTGGACCAACCCAATGAATCAGTCCAgtcccatttttttaatttcatggtTTGATGCAAAACAACAGAGGTAAAGTATAAAACAGTAGCAATAAGTAAATGTGAAAAAAGAAGTCAAAATAGTGGGAAACATTCCCATAACTCAGCGCTCATTCTCTGGTGAAATACTATCAAGCAAACTGTTGATCCAATGAAATAAAGAAGATCTGAAAGGGTAATATTTAGAAAGGTGAGAGTTCCGTAATGAATATTGACAGCTTGGACAAAGTATATATGATATGATTTCACTAAATTCTCTTCCTGTCCAAAGGTGACGGAAATGACTAAGGCTTTGGTGGAATTTGCAACGGTTGTGTGCTTTCCAGCATCTCTTTCACCTTACTTATGGAAGGTCGGTCTTTAGGATTTGTTTGTATGCACCACAGCCCAACTACTATCATCTTCCTTGCAATCTCTGTCTCTTCTTTGCTCACAAGACCAAGCAATTCCGGCTCAATATTGCCTTGTTCAATATGCTCATAAATCCATTGCGGAAAATATATCTCGCTGGTGTGATGTACCCCAACATCTAGGTTCTTTCTGCCTCCACCCATCTCTAGAACCATCATGCCATAGCTATACACATCTGATTTATGCGAAACAAATCCAATGTTCCTGCAAAATACTTCTGGAGCTATGTAACCAATTGTTCCTCTAGCTTCCAACATGGATACCATACTATCAGTCCTCCCACACAGTTTCGCAAGCCCAAAATCAGAGATTTTCGGGCAAAATTGATCATCTAGAAGAATATTATGTGGCTTTATGTCGAAATGCAGAATCCGAGTGTTGCAGCCAAGGTGTAAGTACTCGAGCCCACGAGCTATTCCGATTGCAATTTGATACAAGTCTTGTACTGTCAAGTGCTGACGATTATCCTCAGAAATATTTTGTCCATAGATGAATTTTTCTAACGATCCGTTGGGCATGAACTCGTAAATCAAGGCTCTTTTTCCGCCCTCTAAACAAAGGCCTAAAAGGGTGACAATATTAACATGAGAGGTACGACTAATACTAGCAACCTCATTGATAAATTCTTGACCATTTCCTTTGGATGTATTGAGCAGTTTCACAGCAACAAGGCGGCCGTCGGGTAGCTTCCCTTTGTAAACACTACCGTAACCTCCTTTGCCTAGCTTTTCTTTAAATGAGCTGGTCATTTTCTTGATGTCTGAATAACTGTATCTTTTAGGAACTAAACCTCCATTGTTTTTTAGGAAAGCCTCAACGTCTTGATCTCTGTTTCTAAACTTCCAATGAAAGGTAGTTGAGATTTTTGTTCTGAAAAATAGAATGCCGGCCGTGATCAGTAGAGCAGTTGCTGCACTACCAAGGCCTGTCATATAAGCAGAAAACCAATTAGAGAAAATCAAGCagcaaaatatttttatttcgaaGTAGTAATTAATTTATAGATGTTCTATAATGGAAgagatattatttaaatattttatataacacAATGTGGTAACAATATTTTATAGATGTTCTATAATGGAagagatattatttttaataatattttatgtgtCTATGATAATATAAGAAATGgtaacaattattaaatattttgtgcATGAGAGATTAGGTTCAATCCTAACAATTTCaccatattaaaaatataccGTATACTATAactatgttatatttatttattatttatgattaatGATATTCGTATCAACTTGAAACAATATATGTATCAACATTATGGACATAATTAATaccatattaatttaattgaatttagctaaaattttagtatataaaatatgaattaatatatttatatccatatctaatattataatttttggtcaatataatgttataacatggtatattaataattatatttactaaagtaaatctcaaaattccaaccctaattatataaaaaatataaccaaCTCCGATAAATGATTTCGTACCTATGGCAAGCTTTATTAAAAGATTCGAACCTGCAACAGAAGATTACGTCACTTCAGCTCCA
The window above is part of the Gossypium raimondii isolate GPD5lz chromosome 9, ASM2569854v1, whole genome shotgun sequence genome. Proteins encoded here:
- the LOC105800076 gene encoding LEAF RUST 10 DISEASE-RESISTANCE LOCUS RECEPTOR-LIKE PROTEIN KINASE-like 1.2 produces the protein MHHQPFISTPSISISIFTLLLFIIFLLPVSYTQDEPSLRQCFNGFDCGSVKALVFPFWKEDSPEYCRQDGFQVIECEDDHQPVIRIGKTKFRLVSVDQPLYRMTIASEDLWDQICSSDPSRITNVTLGYSFLRYSDKNHNLTFFYNCKSSFPAPTASGHFRCGQELVPVYADDLVGRGSYEQFFRSCQGGPIQVQVNESAFQQLQTRGPGNVDSEDWKLGFDVFYPLADLFCEKCKMQKGLCENMASSRYPLCKHPGNVRRTKLIVGFCAGAGGVLITSLFFYCWQRHRRGKGFFKSSFITGKSSLDRSLASDYEKGDSFACVHVFTYEELEEATNNFDSNRELGDGGFGTVYYGKLRDSRTVAVKRLYENNYRRVEQFMNEVSILTGLRHPNLVSLYGCTSRHSRELLLVYEYVENGTVADHIHGECAKPGALPWHIRLDIAIETASALKYLHASDIIHRDVKTNNILLDNYFHVKVADFGLSRLFPSDVTHVSTAPQGTPGYVDPEYHQCYQLTSKSDVFSFGVVLTELISSKPAVDIMRHRHEINLWNMAINKIQNRALHELVDPSLEFETDEKVRKKISLVAEVAFQCLQNEKDMRPTMTQVFEALVGIQNEEYKKEKGEEIEMEAAEDEGGLLKNTAVPHSPDSVMIKWVSNGSSSTTTTTPSF
- the LOC105800078 gene encoding LEAF RUST 10 DISEASE-RESISTANCE LOCUS RECEPTOR-LIKE PROTEIN KINASE-like 2.1 isoform X1, producing MHHQPFISTPSISISIFTLLLFIIFLLRVSYTQDEPSLSQCFNGFDCGSVKALTFPFWKEDSPEYCRQEGFQVIECEADHQPVIRIGETKFRLVSVDQPLYRMTIASEDLWDQICSSDPSRITNVTLGYSFLRYSDKNHNLTFFYNCKSSFPAPTASGHFRCGQELVPVYADDLVGRGSYEQFFRSCQGGPIQVQVNESAFQQLQIRGPGNVDSEDWKLGFDVFYPLADLFCEKCKLQKGLCENKASSRYPLCKHPGSNLLIKLAIGLGSAATALLITAGILFFRTKISTTFHWKFRNRDQDVEAFLKNNGGLVPKRYSYSDIKKMTSSFKEKLGKGGYGSVYKGKLPDGRLVAVKLLNTSKGNGQEFINEVASISRTSHVNIVTLLGLCLEGGKRALIYEFMPNGSLEKFIYGQNISEDNRQHLTVQDLYQIAIGIARGLEYLHLGCNTRILHFDIKPHNILLDDQFCPKISDFGLAKLCGRTDSMVSMLEARGTIGYIAPEVFCRNIGFVSHKSDVYSYGMMVLEMGGGRKNLDVGVHHTSEIYFPQWIYEHIEQGNIEPELLGLVSKEETEIARKMIVVGLWCIQTNPKDRPSISKVKEMLESTQPLQIPPKP
- the LOC105800078 gene encoding LEAF RUST 10 DISEASE-RESISTANCE LOCUS RECEPTOR-LIKE PROTEIN KINASE-like 2.1 isoform X2 — translated: MHHQPFISTPSISISIFTLLLFIIFLLRVSYTQDEPSLSQCFNGFDCGSVKALTFPFWKEDSPEYCRQEGFQVIECEADHQPVIRIGETKFRLVSVDQPLYRMTIASEDLWDQICSSDPSRITNVTLGYSFLRYSDKNHNLTFFYNCKSSFPAPTASGHFRCGQELVPVYADDLVGRGSYEQFFRSCQGGPIQVQVNESAFQQLQIRGPGNVDSEDWKLGFDVFYPLADLFCEKCKLQKGLCENKASSRYPLCKHPGLGSAATALLITAGILFFRTKISTTFHWKFRNRDQDVEAFLKNNGGLVPKRYSYSDIKKMTSSFKEKLGKGGYGSVYKGKLPDGRLVAVKLLNTSKGNGQEFINEVASISRTSHVNIVTLLGLCLEGGKRALIYEFMPNGSLEKFIYGQNISEDNRQHLTVQDLYQIAIGIARGLEYLHLGCNTRILHFDIKPHNILLDDQFCPKISDFGLAKLCGRTDSMVSMLEARGTIGYIAPEVFCRNIGFVSHKSDVYSYGMMVLEMGGGRKNLDVGVHHTSEIYFPQWIYEHIEQGNIEPELLGLVSKEETEIARKMIVVGLWCIQTNPKDRPSISKVKEMLESTQPLQIPPKP